From a region of the Lactuca sativa cultivar Salinas chromosome 4, Lsat_Salinas_v11, whole genome shotgun sequence genome:
- the LOC111907430 gene encoding GATA transcription factor 24: protein MDELHENESAMQMTDSNPTYHPHTHYIQEQEHEVIHDLSNGNMIEHEDQDDIGSDPGNLSSDNHNAMMARGSIEDTNQLTLSFQGQVYVFDSVSPEKVQAVLLLLGGRETSSSMPYMSLTHYQQSNRDLGSTPQRLNVPQRLASLMRFREKRKERNFEKKIRYTVRKEVALRMQRNKGQFTSSKGVHEDSAATSWDSNQGGWHSDGSGSQHQETACRHCGINEKSTPLMRRGPDGPRTLCNACGLMWANKGTLRDLSKAVAATPVGKSPSLNQRHEDENGNMDSEQTVVTGNSHDS, encoded by the exons ATGGACGAGCTTCATGAGAACGAATCAGCAATGCAGATGACAGACAGCAATCCAACATACCATCCGCACACACATTACATACAAGAGCAAGAACATGAAGTGATACATGATTTAAGTAATGGGAACATGATTGAGCATGAAGATCAGGATGATATTGGGTCTGATCCAGGAAACCTGTCATCAGATAACCACAATGCAATGATGGCACGTGGCAGCATCGAGGATACAAACCAGCTTACACTCTCTTTCCAGGGTCAGGTTTATGTGTTTGATTCAGTCTCTCCTGAGAAG GTTCAAGCTGTTCTTTTACTACTGGGTGGGCGTGAAACATCCTCAAGCATGCCTTACATGTCATTAACCCATTATCAGCAGAGTAACAGG GATCTGGGAAGTACTCCACAACGGTTAAATGTCCCTCAGAGACTGGCATCACTGATGAGATTCCGTGAAAAGAGGAAAGAACGGAATTTTGAGAAGAAAATTCGTTACACTGTTCGCAAGGAAGTGGCACTcag GATGCAAAGGAATAAAGGGCAATTTACTTCTTCAAAGGGTGTCCATGAAGATTCTGCAGCTACAAGTTGGGATTCAAACCAAGGTGGTTGGCACTCGGATGGTAGTGGTTCCCAGCATCAAGAAACCGC GTGTAGGCATTGTGGGATCAATGAGAAATCTACTCCATTGATGCGCAGAGGACCTGATGGACCTAGGACACTCTGTAATGCATGTGGCTTGATGTGGGCAAATAAG GGAACTTTAAGGGATTTGTCAAAGGCAGTTGCAGCAACTCCTGTGGGAAAGAGTCCCTCTTTGAACCAACGACATGAGGATGAG AATGGAAACATGGATTCTGAACAAACGGTGGTTACAGGAAACAGTCATGATTCATAA